The proteins below come from a single Chrysoperla carnea chromosome 1, inChrCarn1.1, whole genome shotgun sequence genomic window:
- the LOC123291089 gene encoding uncharacterized protein LOC123291089, with protein MNKEDKSKMIETYPNKGNCPLIAPTLNPELLPLLHKTAKSRDKFFANHQDVCGRSLVAIGTAICNILNDEEEPVDKEQLLKLLCDSSSMMCDLFFQLSKSRRAQLYSCVDGKRKSVLEDSPTDEFLFGIDLAKRIKNALAVEKTSLSLKNQTPRRDSNRPKNSLNWRSPSASRISSSQTGYRRHFNKSSAANNHNQITTRSRSGNQLPPAQNAQTQKK; from the coding sequence ATGAACAAAGAAGATAAGTCTAAAATGATTGAAACTTATCCTAACAAAGGAAACTGTCCTCTAATTGCACCAACTCTCAATCCGGAATTACTCCCTCTTTTACATAAAACGGCTAAATCTcgtgataaattttttgctaatcaTCAGGATGTGTGTGGCCGTAGTTTAGTGGCTATTGGTACAGCCATCTGCAATATTTTGAATGATGAAGAGGAACCGGTAGATAAGGAACAGCTTTTAAAGCTTCTTTGTGACTCCAGCAGCATGATGTGTGACCTGTTTTTCCAGTTGTCCAAGTCCAGACGTGCACAATTGTACTCATGTGTTGATGGAAAAAGGAAGTCTGTTCTTGAAGATTCACCCACAGATGAATTTCTTTTTGGCATCGACCTTGCTAAAAGAATTAAGAATGCCTTAGCTGTTGAAAAAACAAGCttgtctttaaaaaatcaaactccACGAAGAGATTCAAATCGACCTAAAAACTCTTTAAACTGGAGAAGCCCGTCTGCTTCAAGGATCAGCTCCAGTCAGACGGGCTACAGACGTCACTTCAACAAATCATCAGCTGCAAACAATCACAATCAAATCACAACTCGATCCCGATCAGGGAACCAACTCCCTCCAGCTCAAAATGCTCAGACACAGAAGAAATAA